A section of the Pseudomonas sp. Q1-7 genome encodes:
- the dctP gene encoding C4-dicarboxylate TRAP substrate-binding protein DctP — protein MFKPALKALACALALGAAGIAQAADPIVIKFSHVVAEHTPKGQGALLFKKLAEERLPGKVKVEVYPNSSLFGDGKEMEALLLGDVQLIAPSLAKFEQYTKQVQLFDLPFLFNDIQAVDRFQLSPEGQALLKSMESKNITGLGYWHNGMKQLSANKPLREPKDARGLKFRVQASAVLEEQFKAVRANPRKMSFAEVYQGLQTGVVNGAENPWSNIYSQKMHEVQKYITESNHGVLDYMLITNTKFWNGLPADVRTELEKITAEVTSEVNKQAEALNQADKQRIIEAKTSEIIELTPEQRNDWREAMKPVWKKFEGEIGPDLIKAAETANQAQ, from the coding sequence ATGTTCAAACCCGCTTTGAAAGCCCTTGCCTGTGCCCTCGCACTGGGTGCCGCCGGCATCGCGCAGGCTGCCGACCCCATCGTGATCAAGTTCTCCCACGTCGTTGCAGAACACACGCCGAAGGGCCAGGGCGCGCTGCTGTTCAAGAAGCTCGCGGAAGAGCGTCTGCCCGGCAAGGTGAAGGTGGAGGTGTACCCCAACTCCTCGCTCTTCGGTGACGGCAAGGAAATGGAAGCCCTGCTGTTGGGCGACGTGCAGTTGATCGCGCCCTCCCTGGCCAAGTTCGAGCAGTACACCAAGCAGGTCCAGCTGTTCGACCTGCCGTTCCTGTTCAACGACATCCAGGCCGTGGACCGCTTCCAGCTCAGCCCCGAAGGCCAGGCTCTGCTCAAATCCATGGAAAGCAAGAACATCACCGGCCTCGGCTACTGGCACAACGGCATGAAACAACTGTCGGCCAACAAGCCCCTGCGCGAACCCAAGGACGCCCGCGGCCTGAAGTTCCGCGTCCAGGCTTCCGCCGTGCTCGAGGAGCAGTTCAAGGCCGTACGCGCCAACCCGCGCAAGATGAGCTTCGCCGAGGTTTACCAGGGTCTGCAGACCGGCGTGGTCAACGGCGCCGAGAACCCCTGGTCGAACATCTACTCGCAGAAGATGCACGAGGTGCAGAAGTACATCACCGAGTCCAACCACGGCGTGCTGGACTACATGCTGATCACCAACACCAAGTTCTGGAATGGCCTGCCGGCCGATGTACGCACCGAGCTGGAGAAGATCACGGCTGAAGTCACCAGCGAAGTGAACAAGCAGGCCGAAGCGCTGAACCAGGCCGACAAGCAACGCATCATCGAGGCCAAGACCAGCGAGATCATCGAGCTGACTCCTGAGCAGCGCAACGATTGGCGCGAAGCCATGAAGCCGGTGTGGAAGAAGTTCGAAGGCGAGATCGGACCTGACCTGATCAAGGCCGCGGAGACCGCCAACCAGGCCCAGTGA
- the uraH gene encoding hydroxyisourate hydrolase, which produces MGRLTTHVLDAAHGCPGRDIKIELYRVEGAGLELVATATTNDDGRCDAPLLQGADYQSGVYQIHFHAGDYYRARGVKLAEPAFLDVVVLRFGISAEQDHYHVPLLISPYSYSTYRGS; this is translated from the coding sequence ATGGGACGTTTGACCACGCATGTACTGGATGCCGCCCACGGCTGCCCTGGCCGTGACATCAAGATCGAGCTCTACCGCGTCGAAGGCGCAGGCCTTGAGCTGGTCGCCACCGCCACCACCAATGACGACGGCCGCTGCGACGCGCCCCTGCTGCAGGGTGCCGATTACCAGAGCGGCGTCTACCAGATCCACTTCCACGCGGGCGACTACTACCGCGCCCGCGGCGTGAAACTGGCCGAACCGGCTTTCCTCGATGTGGTCGTGTTGCGCTTCGGCATCTCCGCCGAGCAGGACCACTACCATGTGCCGCTGCTGATTTCCCCCTACAGCTACTCCACCTATCGCGGCAGCTAG
- the xdhC gene encoding xanthine dehydrogenase accessory protein XdhC produces the protein MSWISALADLQQRGEPCVLVTIIEERGSTPRNAGSKMVVTAERIFETIGGGHLEFKAMEIAREMLERRTQDTRLERFSLGASLGQCCGGATVLLFEPMGQPQAHIAVFGAGHVGRALVPILASLPCKVRWIDSRENEFPEQIPNGVEKVVNEEVIDEIADMPKGSYFIVMTHNHQLDLELTAEILKRNDFAYFGLIGSKTKRVKFEHRLRERGFASETVQRMRCPMGIGEVKGKLPAEIAISIAGEVVATYNANFGQEVKKGETIAKLIPSSRREQA, from the coding sequence ACCTGCAGCAACGCGGTGAACCCTGCGTGCTGGTGACCATCATCGAAGAGCGCGGCTCCACGCCGCGCAATGCCGGTTCCAAGATGGTCGTCACCGCCGAGCGCATCTTCGAAACCATCGGTGGCGGTCATCTCGAGTTCAAGGCGATGGAGATCGCCCGCGAGATGCTCGAACGTCGCACCCAGGACACCCGCCTGGAGCGCTTCAGCCTGGGGGCCAGTCTTGGCCAGTGCTGCGGCGGCGCCACCGTCCTGTTGTTCGAACCCATGGGCCAGCCCCAGGCGCACATCGCCGTGTTCGGCGCCGGACACGTCGGCCGCGCCCTGGTGCCGATCCTCGCCAGCCTGCCGTGCAAGGTGCGCTGGATCGATTCCCGGGAGAACGAATTCCCCGAGCAGATCCCCAACGGCGTGGAGAAGGTGGTCAACGAAGAGGTGATCGACGAAATCGCCGACATGCCGAAGGGCAGCTACTTCATCGTCATGACCCACAACCACCAGTTGGACCTGGAACTCACCGCCGAGATTCTCAAGCGCAACGACTTCGCCTACTTCGGCCTGATCGGTTCGAAGACCAAGCGCGTCAAGTTCGAACACCGCCTGCGTGAACGCGGCTTCGCCAGCGAGACCGTGCAACGCATGCGCTGCCCGATGGGCATCGGCGAAGTCAAAGGCAAGCTGCCAGCGGAGATCGCCATCTCCATCGCCGGCGAAGTGGTGGCCACCTACAACGCCAACTTCGGGCAAGAGGTGAAAAAAGGCGAGACCATCGCCAAGCTGATCCCCTCCTCCCGCCGCGAACAGGCCTGA
- the guaD gene encoding guanine deaminase, which translates to MTRHVTAYRSAILHSIADPALVGVEQSYQYFEDGLMVVEDGRIKALGEASALLPSLPADVEVREYRDALITPGFIDTHIHFPQTGMIASYGEQLLDWLNTYTFPTEKQFADKSHAADVAAIFLKELLRNGTTTALVFGTVHKESVDAFFEAAQALDLRMIAGKVLMDRNAPDYLIDTAESGYADSKELIERWHGKGRLHYAVTPRFAPTSTPEQLELAGKLFGEYPDLYMHTHLSENRKEIEWVKALFPERTGYLDVYDHYKLIGKRSVFAHGVHLCDDECKRLAETGSAVAFCPTSNLFLGSGLFDLQKLEAHGVRVGLGTDVGAGTSFSQLQSLNEAYKVMQLQGKKLDPFKSLYLATLGGARALYLDDKIGNFANGKDADFVVLDYKATPLLDYRMQQATSLPEKLFALTILGDDRTVKETFAAGRSVHQRG; encoded by the coding sequence ATGACCCGCCACGTAACCGCCTACCGCTCTGCCATCCTGCACAGCATCGCCGACCCCGCCCTGGTGGGTGTCGAGCAGTCCTACCAGTATTTCGAAGACGGTCTGATGGTGGTGGAAGACGGCCGCATCAAGGCCCTGGGCGAAGCCAGCGCGCTGCTGCCGAGCCTGCCCGCCGACGTCGAGGTGCGGGAATACCGCGACGCGCTGATCACCCCCGGGTTCATCGACACCCATATCCACTTCCCGCAGACCGGCATGATCGCCTCCTACGGCGAGCAACTGCTGGACTGGCTGAATACCTACACCTTCCCCACCGAAAAGCAGTTCGCCGACAAGTCCCACGCCGCCGATGTCGCCGCCATCTTCCTCAAGGAACTGCTGCGCAACGGCACCACTACCGCCCTGGTGTTCGGCACCGTTCACAAGGAGTCGGTGGACGCCTTCTTCGAAGCGGCCCAGGCACTGGACCTGCGCATGATCGCCGGCAAGGTGCTGATGGACCGTAACGCGCCGGATTACCTGATCGACACCGCCGAATCCGGCTACGCCGACAGCAAGGAACTGATCGAGCGCTGGCATGGCAAGGGCCGCCTGCACTACGCGGTGACCCCACGCTTCGCCCCCACCAGCACCCCCGAGCAACTGGAGCTGGCCGGCAAGCTGTTCGGCGAGTACCCGGACCTCTACATGCACACCCACCTGTCCGAAAACCGCAAGGAAATCGAATGGGTCAAGGCGCTCTTCCCCGAACGCACGGGCTACCTGGACGTGTACGACCACTACAAGCTGATCGGCAAGCGCTCGGTGTTCGCCCACGGCGTGCACCTGTGCGACGACGAATGCAAGCGCCTGGCGGAAACCGGTTCGGCCGTGGCCTTCTGCCCCACCTCCAACCTGTTCCTCGGCAGTGGCCTGTTCGACCTGCAGAAGCTGGAAGCGCACGGCGTGCGGGTCGGCCTGGGCACTGATGTCGGCGCCGGCACCAGCTTCTCCCAGCTGCAGTCGCTGAACGAGGCGTACAAGGTGATGCAGCTCCAGGGCAAGAAACTCGACCCGTTCAAGTCCCTGTACCTGGCGACCCTCGGCGGCGCCCGGGCGCTGTACCTGGACGACAAGATCGGCAACTTCGCCAACGGCAAGGACGCGGACTTCGTGGTGCTCGACTACAAGGCCACCCCGCTGCTGGACTACCGCATGCAGCAAGCCACCAGCCTGCCGGAAAAGCTTTTCGCCCTGACCATCCTCGGCGACGACCGTACCGTGAAAGAAACCTTCGCCGCCGGCCGCAGCGTGCATCAGCGCGGGTGA
- a CDS encoding TRAP transporter small permease, with protein MNALRRVWDHFEEAFIAFLLASMTLVTFVYVILNNLYTLFYNLADRWEAASDSLFAIGDAILAMAQAMTWSIALTKALFAWLIFFGLAYGVRTAGHIGVDALVKLAPRHVQRVIGVIACFCCLAYAGLMAVASFEWVQTLFTAAIGAEDLGHYGIQQWHIGLILPLGFALVFIRFTEVLVRILRDQQTGLGLADEAAEAMKLTEHDDGSHKEDSK; from the coding sequence ATGAATGCCTTGCGGCGCGTCTGGGACCACTTCGAGGAAGCCTTCATCGCCTTCCTCCTGGCCTCCATGACACTGGTGACCTTCGTCTACGTCATCCTCAACAACCTCTACACCCTGTTCTACAACCTGGCCGACCGCTGGGAGGCGGCCAGCGACAGCTTGTTCGCCATCGGCGACGCCATTCTCGCGATGGCTCAGGCCATGACCTGGAGCATCGCGCTGACCAAGGCGCTGTTCGCCTGGTTGATCTTCTTCGGCCTTGCCTACGGCGTGCGCACCGCCGGCCACATCGGCGTGGACGCCCTGGTCAAGCTCGCCCCGCGCCATGTCCAGCGCGTCATCGGTGTCATCGCCTGCTTCTGCTGCCTGGCCTATGCCGGCCTGATGGCAGTCGCCAGCTTCGAATGGGTGCAGACGCTCTTCACCGCCGCCATAGGCGCCGAGGACCTGGGCCATTACGGAATCCAGCAGTGGCATATCGGCCTGATTCTGCCCCTGGGCTTCGCCCTGGTGTTCATCCGCTTCACCGAGGTTCTCGTGCGTATCCTGCGCGACCAGCAGACCGGCCTTGGCCTGGCCGATGAGGCGGCCGAGGCGATGAAACTCACCGAGCACGACGACGGTTCGCACAAGGAAGACTCGAAATGA
- the dctM gene encoding C4-dicarboxylate TRAP transporter large permease protein DctM: protein MTVLFLFFLLFLLMFIGVPIAISLGLSGALTIMLFSPDSVRSLAIKLFETSEHYTLLAIPFFLLAGAFMTTGGVARRLIDFANACVGHIRGGLAIAAVLACMLFAALSGSSPATVAAVGSIAIAGMVRSGYPQEFGAGIVCNAGTLGILIPPSIVMVVYAAATETSVGKLFMAGVVPGITLGVVLMAAIYIIAVKKNLPALPRATFRQWLNAGRKALWGLLLMVIILGGIYSGMFTPTEAAAVAAVYSAFIALFVYKDMKLSEAPKVLLESGKLSIMLMFIIANAMLFAHVLTTEQLPQQITAWVIEAGLTPVTFLLVVNIVLLIAGAFMEPSAIILILAPILFPIATKLGIDPIHLGIIMVVNLEIGLVTPPVGLNLFVSSAVTGMPLTSTIRAALPWLMILLAFLLLVTYVPWISLALPTWLEMN from the coding sequence ATGACCGTTCTTTTCCTCTTCTTTCTGCTCTTCCTGCTGATGTTCATCGGCGTGCCCATCGCCATTTCCCTGGGGCTCTCGGGCGCGCTCACCATCATGCTGTTCAGCCCGGACTCCGTGCGTTCCCTGGCGATCAAGCTGTTCGAGACCTCGGAACACTACACCCTGCTGGCAATCCCCTTCTTCCTGCTGGCGGGCGCCTTCATGACCACGGGCGGTGTCGCCCGGCGCCTGATCGACTTCGCCAATGCCTGCGTCGGGCACATTCGCGGCGGCCTGGCCATTGCCGCGGTGCTGGCCTGCATGCTCTTCGCCGCGCTGTCCGGCTCATCCCCCGCGACCGTCGCGGCGGTTGGCTCCATCGCCATTGCCGGCATGGTCCGCTCGGGCTACCCCCAGGAGTTCGGCGCCGGCATCGTTTGCAACGCCGGCACCCTCGGCATCCTGATTCCGCCGTCGATCGTGATGGTGGTCTACGCCGCGGCCACCGAAACCTCGGTGGGCAAGCTTTTCATGGCCGGCGTGGTACCGGGGATCACGCTGGGCGTGGTGCTGATGGCGGCCATCTACATCATCGCGGTGAAAAAGAACCTGCCGGCCCTGCCCCGCGCGACGTTCCGCCAATGGCTGAATGCCGGGCGCAAGGCCCTCTGGGGGTTGCTGCTGATGGTGATCATCCTCGGCGGCATCTACTCCGGGATGTTCACCCCCACCGAGGCCGCGGCCGTGGCAGCGGTCTATTCGGCCTTCATCGCCCTGTTCGTCTACAAGGACATGAAGCTCAGCGAGGCACCCAAGGTGCTGCTGGAGTCCGGCAAGCTGTCCATCATGCTGATGTTCATCATTGCCAACGCGATGCTCTTCGCCCACGTGCTGACCACCGAGCAGTTGCCGCAGCAGATCACAGCCTGGGTAATCGAAGCCGGCCTGACGCCGGTGACCTTCCTGTTGGTGGTGAATATCGTGCTGCTGATCGCGGGAGCCTTCATGGAGCCCTCGGCGATCATCCTGATCCTGGCGCCGATTCTGTTCCCCATCGCCACGAAGCTGGGCATCGACCCCATCCACCTCGGCATCATCATGGTGGTCAACCTGGAAATCGGCCTGGTGACGCCGCCGGTAGGCCTGAACCTGTTCGTGTCCTCGGCGGTCACCGGCATGCCGCTGACCTCGACCATCCGTGCGGCCCTGCCGTGGCTGATGATCCTGCTGGCCTTCCTGCTGCTGGTCACCTACGTGCCCTGGATATCCCTGGCGCTGCCGACCTGGCTGGAAATGAACTGA
- a CDS encoding GntR family transcriptional regulator codes for MNEQLQPLKKQPRTAKSTRSGTQDDIVYAHIFDAILEQRLAPGTKLSEEALGEIFGVSRTIIRRALSRLAHEGVVLLRPNRGAVVASPSVDEARQIFYARRLVERAITELAVEHATVEQLQELRQMVLEEQACFSRGDRGAGIRLSGEFHLKLAEAAKNAPLVSFQRSLVSQTSLIIAQYESGSRSHCSFDEHNRLIDAIESRDAERAVMLMMHHMDHIDDKLNLDDSGASDDLHAVFSHLLQTKKKPGRGNNRNA; via the coding sequence ATGAACGAACAGTTGCAGCCACTCAAGAAGCAGCCGCGCACCGCCAAAAGCACCCGCAGCGGCACGCAGGACGACATCGTCTATGCGCACATTTTCGATGCCATTCTCGAGCAGCGCCTGGCTCCCGGCACCAAGCTGAGCGAAGAAGCCCTGGGCGAGATTTTCGGCGTCAGCCGTACCATCATCCGTCGTGCGTTGTCGCGCCTCGCCCATGAAGGGGTGGTGCTGCTGCGGCCGAATCGCGGCGCCGTGGTCGCCAGTCCCAGCGTCGACGAAGCCCGCCAGATCTTCTACGCCCGCCGCCTGGTGGAGCGCGCCATCACCGAACTGGCCGTGGAGCACGCCACCGTCGAGCAACTGCAGGAACTGCGGCAGATGGTGCTCGAGGAGCAGGCCTGTTTCTCCCGTGGCGACCGTGGCGCGGGCATCCGCCTGTCCGGTGAGTTCCACCTGAAGCTGGCCGAGGCGGCGAAGAATGCTCCGCTGGTGAGTTTCCAGCGCAGCCTGGTGTCCCAGACCTCGCTGATCATCGCCCAGTACGAGAGCGGCAGCCGTTCCCACTGTTCTTTCGACGAGCACAATCGCCTGATCGATGCCATCGAGTCCCGCGATGCCGAGCGCGCAGTGATGCTGATGATGCATCACATGGACCATATCGACGACAAGCTGAACCTGGACGACAGCGGCGCCTCGGACGACCTGCACGCGGTGTTCTCGCACCTGCTGCAGACCAAGAAGAAGCCCGGGCGCGGCAATAACCGCAACGCCTGA
- a CDS encoding NCS2 family permease has protein sequence MESIKQQEQGTYAETPPANGLLERLFKLSLHGTTVKTELAAGLTTFITMAYIIFVNPNIMADAGIDHGAAFVATCLAAAFGCLLMGLYANWPVGLAPGMGLNAFFTYTVVNTMGYSWQIALGAVFLSGVLFMILTFSRIREWLLNSIPSSLRFAMGAGVGLFLGLIGLKTAGIVVAHPATLVHIGDLTSPGPLLAAICFLMIAVLEYRRIFGGILISILTVTLIGVGLGIVKFGGVFSMPPSLAPTFMAMDITGAFDVTMVSVILAFLFVHMFDTAGTLMGVAQRANLVQEDGRIENLSKAMKADSASSVFGGVLGVPPVTSYVESAAGVAAGGRTGLTAVTVGILFIAAMFFAPLAGMIPAYATAGALIYVAMLMMGGMAHIDWKEHTETIPAIVTVIMMPLTFSVADGIALGFVTYVAMKAFTGKYKDVSISLYALCAIFVAKFIFL, from the coding sequence GTGGAAAGCATCAAACAACAAGAACAAGGAACGTACGCCGAGACCCCACCCGCCAACGGACTGCTTGAACGTCTTTTCAAGCTCAGCCTCCATGGCACCACCGTGAAGACCGAACTGGCCGCTGGCCTGACGACCTTCATCACCATGGCCTACATCATTTTCGTCAACCCGAACATCATGGCCGATGCCGGGATCGATCATGGCGCGGCCTTCGTGGCCACCTGCCTCGCCGCAGCCTTCGGCTGCCTCCTCATGGGCCTCTACGCCAACTGGCCGGTCGGCCTTGCACCGGGCATGGGCCTGAACGCCTTTTTCACCTACACCGTGGTCAACACCATGGGCTACAGCTGGCAGATCGCGCTCGGCGCGGTGTTCCTCTCCGGCGTGCTGTTCATGATCCTGACCTTCTCGCGCATCCGCGAATGGCTGCTCAACAGCATCCCCAGCAGCCTGCGCTTCGCCATGGGCGCGGGCGTGGGCCTGTTCCTCGGGCTGATCGGCCTGAAGACCGCCGGCATCGTGGTCGCCCACCCGGCAACGCTGGTGCACATCGGTGACCTGACCTCTCCCGGCCCACTGCTGGCCGCCATCTGCTTCCTGATGATCGCGGTGCTGGAGTACCGCCGCATCTTCGGCGGCATCCTGATCAGCATCCTGACCGTCACCCTGATCGGCGTGGGCCTTGGCATCGTCAAGTTCGGTGGGGTGTTCTCCATGCCGCCGAGCCTGGCGCCGACCTTCATGGCGATGGACATCACGGGCGCCTTTGACGTGACCATGGTCAGCGTGATCCTGGCCTTCCTCTTCGTGCACATGTTCGACACCGCCGGCACCCTGATGGGCGTGGCCCAGCGTGCCAACCTGGTGCAGGAAGACGGCCGCATCGAGAACCTGTCCAAGGCGATGAAGGCAGACAGCGCCTCCAGCGTCTTCGGCGGCGTGCTCGGTGTACCGCCGGTGACCAGCTATGTGGAAAGCGCCGCGGGCGTCGCCGCCGGCGGCCGCACCGGCCTGACCGCGGTGACCGTGGGCATTCTCTTCATCGCCGCCATGTTCTTCGCCCCGCTGGCCGGCATGATCCCCGCCTACGCCACCGCCGGCGCGCTGATCTACGTCGCCATGCTGATGATGGGTGGCATGGCCCACATCGACTGGAAAGAGCACACCGAGACCATCCCGGCCATCGTCACCGTGATCATGATGCCGCTGACCTTCTCGGTCGCCGACGGCATCGCCCTGGGTTTCGTGACCTACGTGGCGATGAAAGCCTTCACCGGCAAGTACAAGGACGTCTCCATCAGCCTGTATGCCCTGTGCGCCATCTTCGTCGCCAAGTTCATCTTCCTGTAA